One window of the Crassaminicella thermophila genome contains the following:
- a CDS encoding L7Ae/L30e/S12e/Gadd45 family ribosomal protein: MNDKVFSFLGLAQRSGNLVTGEDTCTAYIKKNAINLVIVAEDASNNTKKKFKDMTMYRNINFVIYGNKNELSHAIGKTNRAVYGIKDKEFAKKIFSLIKE, translated from the coding sequence ATGAATGATAAAGTTTTCTCATTTTTAGGATTAGCTCAGCGTTCTGGCAATTTAGTGACTGGTGAGGATACATGTACAGCTTATATTAAAAAGAATGCCATAAATTTAGTCATAGTTGCAGAGGATGCATCAAATAATACAAAAAAGAAGTTTAAGGATATGACAATGTATAGAAATATTAATTTTGTAATATATGGAAACAAGAATGAGTTGTCACATGCTATTGGTAAAACAAACAGAGCGGTTTATGGCATTAAGGACAAAGAATTTGCAAAGAAAATTTTTTCCCTTATTAAGGAATAA
- the rnpM gene encoding RNase P modulator RnpM: MKKRKIPLRQCIGCMSQKPKKELIRIVKSKDGEIKLDMTGKAHGRGAYICNDVECFKKMHKKKALNKAFQQEVNEEIYNQLQEELIKNE; this comes from the coding sequence ATGAAAAAAAGAAAAATACCCCTAAGACAGTGTATTGGATGTATGAGTCAAAAACCTAAAAAAGAACTTATTAGAATTGTAAAGTCAAAAGATGGAGAGATTAAACTTGATATGACTGGAAAAGCTCATGGTAGAGGAGCTTACATATGTAATGATGTTGAATGTTTCAAAAAAATGCATAAAAAGAAAGCCTTAAATAAGGCTTTTCAACAGGAAGTTAATGAAGAGATTTACAATCAGTTACAAGAGGAGTTAATAAAAAATGAATGA
- the rimP gene encoding ribosome maturation factor RimP, with protein MAKKRVTDIVEEIVTPYVNDNQIELVDVEFIKEGQNWFLRVYIDKEEGISLDDCQNVSEFLSEKLDELDPISQNYFLEVSSPGLDRPLKKERDFEKFKGRIIEVHLYQPYDGKKIIEGELVGLKDGCVVLKVDGEEIEISRKKISIVRLAVII; from the coding sequence TTGGCTAAAAAACGTGTTACGGATATTGTAGAAGAGATAGTTACACCTTATGTTAATGATAATCAAATAGAATTGGTAGATGTTGAATTTATAAAGGAAGGACAAAATTGGTTTTTAAGGGTATATATTGATAAAGAAGAAGGTATAAGTTTGGATGATTGCCAAAATGTGAGTGAGTTTTTAAGTGAAAAGCTGGATGAATTAGATCCAATTTCACAAAACTATTTTTTAGAAGTTTCTTCGCCTGGCTTGGATAGGCCATTAAAGAAGGAAAGAGATTTTGAAAAATTCAAAGGAAGAATTATTGAAGTTCATCTATATCAGCCTTATGATGGAAAAAAAATAATAGAAGGTGAGTTAGTAGGATTAAAGGATGGATGTGTAGTTTTAAAAGTTGATGGGGAAGAGATAGAAATCTCTAGGAAGAAAATATCTATAGTTAGACTTGCTGTTATAATTTAA
- the infB gene encoding translation initiation factor IF-2, producing the protein MSKVRVYQLAKELGISSKELIGKLEELDIAVTNHMSTLDEDTVEIMKELYYEEPKEEIEDKKQIDKKNTKQKKNKNNSDEVELQADKKIIIMPDTITVQEFSEKIEKSVSEVITKLIGLGVFASANQQIDFDTAASIALDFGIEIEKEEEKEEVELGLEQTPDKPEDLKERPPVITVMGHVDHGKTSLLDAIRNTNVTAREAGGITQHIGASEVEVNGKKIVFLDTPGHEAFTSMRARGASVTDIAILVVAADDGVMPQTLEAISHAKAANVPMIVALNKIDKPNANPDRVKQELSENGVLIEEWGGDTICVPVSALKGEGIDNLLEMILLVAEMQELKANPNKLATGTVIEAKLDKSRGPVATILVQNGTLKVGDPIVAGASYGRVRAMLNSKGKNIKKAGPSTAVEILGLSDAPEAGDKFNAVKEDKIARQIVEKRRAKIREESLNATAKVSLEDLFKHIKEGEVKELNIIVKADVQGSVEAVKQSLVKLSNDEVKVKVIHGGVGTITESDIMLASASNAIIIGFNVRPSSTVTNLAKRENVDLRTYRIIYEAIEDVEAAMKGMLDPEYKEVVLGKVEIRATFKVPGVGTIGGAYVLEGKVIRNAKVRLVRDGIVIFEGAISSLKRFKDDVKEVATGYECGIGLENYNDIKEGDIIEAYIIEEVKRG; encoded by the coding sequence ATGTCAAAAGTTAGAGTATATCAATTAGCTAAAGAATTAGGAATTTCTAGTAAAGAACTAATTGGTAAATTAGAAGAACTTGATATTGCTGTAACAAATCACATGAGCACGTTAGATGAAGATACGGTAGAAATAATGAAAGAACTTTATTATGAAGAACCTAAAGAAGAAATTGAAGATAAAAAACAAATAGATAAAAAAAATACGAAACAGAAAAAAAATAAGAATAATTCTGATGAAGTAGAATTACAAGCAGATAAAAAAATCATTATAATGCCTGATACTATTACTGTACAAGAGTTTTCAGAAAAAATTGAAAAGAGCGTATCAGAAGTAATTACTAAATTGATTGGTTTAGGAGTTTTTGCTTCAGCAAATCAACAAATCGATTTTGATACGGCAGCTTCAATTGCATTAGATTTTGGAATTGAAATTGAGAAGGAAGAGGAAAAGGAAGAAGTTGAATTAGGTTTAGAACAGACACCTGATAAACCAGAGGATTTAAAAGAGAGACCACCAGTAATTACTGTAATGGGACATGTAGATCATGGAAAAACTTCACTACTTGATGCAATAAGAAATACAAATGTTACTGCAAGAGAAGCTGGTGGTATAACACAACATATTGGAGCATCAGAAGTAGAAGTAAATGGTAAAAAAATTGTATTTTTAGATACGCCAGGACATGAAGCCTTTACATCTATGAGAGCCAGAGGGGCTAGCGTAACAGATATTGCTATTTTAGTTGTTGCAGCAGATGATGGTGTTATGCCACAAACATTAGAAGCAATTAGTCATGCAAAAGCAGCAAATGTTCCAATGATTGTAGCTTTAAATAAAATAGATAAACCAAATGCTAATCCAGACAGAGTAAAACAAGAATTGTCAGAAAATGGTGTTTTAATTGAAGAATGGGGTGGAGATACTATTTGTGTTCCTGTTTCTGCATTAAAAGGAGAAGGAATTGACAATTTATTGGAAATGATTTTGCTTGTTGCAGAAATGCAAGAGTTAAAGGCAAATCCAAATAAGCTTGCTACAGGAACAGTAATTGAAGCAAAATTAGATAAAAGTAGAGGACCAGTAGCTACTATTCTTGTTCAAAATGGAACATTAAAAGTAGGAGATCCTATTGTAGCTGGGGCATCTTATGGTCGTGTTAGAGCTATGTTAAATAGTAAGGGAAAGAATATAAAAAAAGCAGGGCCATCAACAGCTGTTGAAATTCTAGGTTTATCAGATGCGCCAGAAGCAGGAGATAAATTTAATGCAGTAAAGGAAGATAAAATAGCTCGACAAATTGTTGAAAAAAGACGTGCTAAAATTAGAGAAGAAAGCTTAAATGCAACTGCAAAAGTATCTTTAGAAGATTTGTTTAAGCATATAAAAGAAGGAGAAGTAAAGGAATTAAACATTATAGTAAAAGCAGATGTTCAAGGATCTGTAGAAGCTGTTAAACAATCATTAGTAAAACTAAGCAATGATGAAGTTAAAGTAAAAGTAATACATGGCGGTGTTGGGACGATTACTGAATCTGACATAATGCTTGCTTCTGCTTCAAATGCTATTATTATAGGATTTAATGTAAGACCTTCATCGACAGTAACAAATCTAGCAAAAAGAGAAAATGTAGATTTAAGAACATATAGAATTATATATGAAGCAATAGAGGATGTAGAAGCTGCTATGAAAGGAATGCTTGATCCAGAATACAAAGAAGTTGTATTAGGAAAAGTTGAAATAAGAGCAACTTTTAAAGTTCCAGGAGTAGGAACTATTGGTGGAGCATATGTTTTAGAAGGAAAAGTTATAAGAAATGCAAAAGTAAGATTAGTTAGAGATGGTATTGTAATATTTGAAGGTGCAATTTCATCATTAAAAAGATTTAAAGATGATGTAAAAGAAGTAGCTACAGGGTATGAATGTGGAATAGGACTTGAAAATTATAATGATATCAAAGAAGGAGATATTATAGAAGCATATATTATTGAGGAAGTTAAAAGAGGATAA
- the nusA gene encoding transcription termination factor NusA, translated as MNGDFIEALDQIEKEKGISKDILIDAIEAALISAYKRNYGTAQNVKVYINRECGEVRVFSVKNIVETVENELLEISLKDAKEIDSNYEIGDVVEKEVTPKNFGRIAAQTAKQVVVQRIREAERGIIYDEFINRESEIVTGIVQRISKGNVFINLGRTEAILTPSEQIPGEVYKHNDRIKTYIVEVKKTTKGPQILVSRTHPGLVKRLFELEVPEIHDGIVELKSIAREAGSRSKISVYSHDENVDPVGACVGHKGTRVQAIVDELKGEKIDIIKWSDDPEELIASALSPSKVLKVIVNESEKTALVVVPDYQLSLAIGKEGQNARLAAKLTNWKIDIKSESQYQEHSEDLIQEQE; from the coding sequence ATGAATGGAGATTTTATTGAAGCTTTAGATCAAATTGAAAAGGAAAAGGGCATTTCAAAGGATATTTTAATTGATGCAATTGAAGCTGCTCTAATTTCTGCATATAAAAGAAATTATGGAACTGCTCAAAATGTCAAAGTTTACATAAATAGAGAGTGTGGGGAAGTACGAGTATTTTCAGTAAAAAATATTGTTGAAACAGTAGAAAATGAATTGTTGGAAATTAGTCTTAAAGATGCAAAGGAAATAGATAGTAACTATGAAATTGGAGATGTTGTTGAAAAGGAAGTTACACCTAAGAATTTCGGTAGAATTGCTGCACAAACAGCCAAACAAGTAGTTGTACAAAGAATTAGAGAAGCAGAAAGAGGAATAATCTACGATGAATTTATAAATAGAGAAAGTGAAATTGTTACGGGTATTGTTCAAAGAATTAGTAAAGGAAATGTTTTTATTAATCTAGGAAGAACAGAAGCAATTTTAACCCCATCCGAACAAATCCCTGGAGAAGTATACAAGCATAATGATAGAATAAAAACTTATATTGTTGAAGTAAAAAAGACAACGAAAGGACCACAAATACTTGTTTCAAGAACACATCCAGGTCTAGTAAAACGATTATTTGAATTAGAAGTTCCTGAGATTCATGATGGAATTGTAGAACTTAAAAGTATTGCTAGGGAAGCAGGTTCTAGAAGTAAGATTTCAGTATATTCTCATGATGAAAATGTTGATCCTGTAGGAGCTTGTGTAGGTCATAAAGGGACTAGAGTGCAAGCAATTGTAGATGAACTAAAAGGAGAAAAAATTGATATAATAAAATGGAGTGATGATCCTGAAGAACTCATTGCAAGTGCTTTAAGTCCTTCAAAGGTTTTAAAAGTAATTGTAAATGAAAGTGAAAAAACAGCATTAGTAGTTGTTCCTGATTATCAACTATCTTTAGCAATAGGCAAGGAAGGCCAAAATGCAAGATTAGCAGCAAAATTAACAAATTGGAAAATCGATATTAAGAGTGAATCACAATATCAAGAGCATAGTGAAGATTTGATACAAGAACAAGAATAG